The Vicia villosa cultivar HV-30 ecotype Madison, WI linkage group LG1, Vvil1.0, whole genome shotgun sequence genome includes a region encoding these proteins:
- the LOC131643511 gene encoding cysteine and histidine-rich domain-containing protein RAR1, with protein MKEWSCCKKRSHDFSLFLEIPGCKTGKHTTEKQVIAPVKKKPVPPPTAAHSTNVSTKDSSCSRCRQGFFCSDHGSQGKPVTIIGDKPLNLSGDASAESCSSVKVSKPPQKIVDINEPQICKNKGCGKTFKERDNHDSACSYHPGPAVFHDRMKGWNCCDIHVNEFDEFVAIPPCAKGWHNADQVS; from the exons ATGAAAGAATGGAGTTGCTGCAAGAAAAGAAGTCATGATTTTAGCTTGTTTTTGGAAATTCCAGG GTGTAAGACAGGAAAACATACGACAGAGAAGCAAGTAATTGCACCGGTTAAGAAAAAGCCTGTGCCTCCTCCAACTGCAGCTCACTCAACCAATGTGTCGACGAAGGACTCTTCTTGTTCTAGGTGTCGGCAGGGTTTCTTTTGCTCAGATCATG GCTCACAAGGCAAACCTGTAACTATTATTGGAGACAAACCTTTAAATCTTTCTGGAGATGCATCTGCAGAAAGCTGTTCAAGTGTTAAGGTTTCAAAACCTCCTCAAAAAATAGTTGACATAAATGAGCCCCAAATATGCAAAAATAAAGGATGCGGTAAAACTTTCAAGGAAAGGGATAATCATGACTCTGCTTGCAGTTATCATCCTGGTCCTGCTGTTTTTCATGATCGGATGAAAGGG TGGAATTGCTGTGATATTCATGTTAATGAATTTGATGAGTTTGTGGCCATTCCTCCTTGCGCAAAGGGATGGCATAATGCCGATCAAGTGTCCTGA